In Silene latifolia isolate original U9 population chromosome X, ASM4854445v1, whole genome shotgun sequence, the following proteins share a genomic window:
- the LOC141618634 gene encoding uncharacterized protein LOC141618634, with product MEIVYHDGKANVVADALSRKSVHAFCLAMSRVKLQDELREMGICVIRKGDSVGDLTVETELYAEIREKQKGDPKLEKWRAAVEEGVPSRFVIGEDGGLRFGRRWCVADDEEFKRKILTEAHSTSYYVHHGGDKLYKDLMKTFWWSGMKNKVAEFVSRCLDTCSKPELARAYVTNIVRLHGIPKDIVSDRYSRWTDRENYSDFKGHVESLCFGGSWEERSPVCWDDVTEAVTLGPELIQHTIQQGHVIREKMRALQDRQKIYADLKRSESEFAVGDNILLKVSPMKGVKMFGKRGMLSQKKYVSDPTHVLEVETVKLDENLSYEEVAKEILDRKLRKTRNSEVLSVKVLCSNHNIEEVTWEVEDEMKEKYPHLFA from the exons atggagatagtTTACCATGACGGAAAGGCTAATGTAgtagcagatgctttgagtaggaagtcgGTTCATGCTTTTTGTTTGGCTATGTCGCGGGTTAAGTTGCAAGATGAAttaagagaaatgggaatttgtgtAATAAGGAAAGGGGATTCAGTTGGAGATTTGACGGTTGAAACAGAATTGTATGCTGAAATCCGAGAGAAGCAGAAAGGAGACCCAAAGTTGGAAAAGTGGCGTGCGGCCGTGGAGGAAGGCGTGCCGTCGCGGTTTGTTATAGGGGAAGATGGTGGTTTGAGATTCGGTAGAAGGTGGTGTGTAGCTGATGACGAGGAATTCAAAAGAAAGATTTTGACTGAAGCACATTCTACGTCATATTATGTGCATCATGGAGGAGATAAGCTGTATAAGGATTTGATGAAAACATTTTGGTGGTCAGGAATGAAAAATAAAGTTGCTGAGTTTGTTTCTAGATGTCTG gATACTTGTAGTAAGCCTGAATTGGCTAGAGCATATGTTACGAATATCGTGAGGTTACACGGAATTCCTAAGGATATTGTTTCTGATCGTTATTCAAG atggacagacagagagaactatTCAGACTTTAaaggacatgttgagagcttgtgttttGGAGGATCATGGGAAGAGAG gagtccagtttgttgggacgaTGTCACTGAAGCAGTGACATTGGGTCCTGAATTGATTCAGCATACAATTCAGCAAGGGCATGTGATTAGAGAAAAGATGAGAGCTTTACAAGATCGACAAAAGATTTATGCAGACTTGAAGAGGAGTGAGAGTGAGTTTGCCGTAGGAGACAACATATTGTTAAAAGTATCACCAATGAAGGGGGTGAAGATGTTTGGTAAGAGAGGAATGTTGAGTCAGAA gaagtatgtgagtgatcctaccCATGTGTTAGAAGTTGAGACAGTCAAATTGGATGAGAATTTGTCTTATGAGGAGGTGGCTAAGGAGATTTTAGACAGAAAACTGAGGAAAACTAGAAATAGTGAGGTCCTTTCGGTGAAAGTTTTATGCTCTAATCATAATATCGAAGAAGTTACATGGGAGGTTGAGGATGAGATGAAAGAGAAGTATCCTCATTTGTTTGCATAA